The DNA region CATCGGCCATGCGCGCGGACACCGTGCTGGTCGAGATGTCCACGATCGGCCCCGACGCGGTCCGAGCCATCGCCGCCCGCCTGCCGTGCGCCATGGTCGACGCGCCCGTCGGCGGAAGCGTCGACAAGGCCGAGGCCGGGGAGTTGACGATCTTCACCGGCGGCGAGCCCGCCGACGTCGACCGCGTCGCCCCGGTTCTCGCCGCCATGGGCACCGTCGAGCGGGTCGGCGGCCCCGGCTCGGCCGCCGCGGCGAAGCTCGTGGTGAACACCGCGCTGATCGCCGGGCTCGCGCTGCTCGGCGAACTCCGCGAGTTGGCGGCCACCCTCGACGTGGACGCCGAACGGTTCCTCGCCGCGGGCCCGATGGGCGCCCTGGTGCGGCGGTCGGAAGGCAAGGGCGCTCACTTCACCATGGACTTGGCCGCTAAGGACCTCGCGCTCGCCGTCGACCACGGCGGCGACCTCCCACTCACCCGAGCCGCGCTGGCCAGGGCCCGTGCGGCCGTCCCCAACACCGGAGGCCGCGACGTCGGCGCGCTGGCCGACCCGACGAAGGCAGGCCGATGACCACGACGTTCCACAACCCGCCCACCGCGCCGCCCCCGGCCGCCGCCTACTCCAACCTGGCCGAGATCGACCTCGGCGGGCGCAGGCTGCTGATCCTGTCCGGCCAAGCCGCCCTCGACCACGATGGCGAAGTGGTCGGCGAAGACGACATGGCCGCCCAGACCGCGTTCATCTTCGACGCCGTCGCCGCCCTGCTCGCCGACCGCGGCGCGGGCTTCGCCGACGTGGTGAACATCCGCACCTACCTCGCCGACATGGACCGCCTCGCCGAGTACGGCGCGGTCCGCCGCACCTACCTCGGCGACACCCTGCCGACCAGCACGACGGTCGAGGTGTCCCGACTGTTCCGGCCCGGCCTGCTGCTGGAGGTCGACATCACCGCCGTGGTGTAGCGATCTTCGGACGGAGAGCGACAGAGAGGGGTACGGTTCGAGAATCGGTGTGGTCGAGGTGATTCCGATCAACAACCAGCAAAGATATCGGCGCCATGGCAGGCCCGTGGCGCGCGACAAGGCCGGGAACACGATCTGCAAGGTCGACGAGGTTCTCCGGAAAGCGTCCGTGCTCGCCGAGTGGAAGTTCCACACTTTCGTACAGGGCTCGGCCCGCAATCAGACGAACATCGAGGCCACGAGCGACGTCGATGTCGTGGTATGCGCCCACATACCAACGACGTACAATGATTGGCTGGAATTCCGTCAGGCTGTGTTCGGTGTCTTCAACGGGAAATCGCCCTTGGGGAAGCCGGAGCGGGCCCACAAGACGATCAAGCTCAGTGCTCGTGCGCCGCTGCTGGCGGTCGACCTGGTGGTGTGCTGCGAAGGTGAGCAGCCCGGTCAGCGCACCCCGCGTGCCGGTGACGGTGAACTGCCCGTCGAGACGCCGATCTTCTTCTGGTCTCTCGCGGCGGAGGAACCGATTCTCATGGAGAGTTATCCGCAGCTGCACGCGGCCGAAGTGGAAAGAATAGACAAGGAAACCGGCGGATTGTATCGAGGTGAAATCCGCCTCATCAAACGACTGTGCTCTTCCCTTAAAGCACCCATGCCGTCGTACTTGCTTGAGTGTGTAATCGGCAATGCGCCAGCGGGCTGCTACTCGGGCAAACTTTTCCGGACTCATCCAAAGATAGTCGACTGGCTCGGTGAGATGTCGGGAGGGCTTGCTTGCCTGTCGACCTTGGGCGGGCGCAAGACGATCAAGGCCAGTGCTTCGTCCACCGATCTGCTGAACCTCGAAGACTTC from Alloactinosynnema sp. L-07 includes:
- a CDS encoding NAD(P)-dependent oxidoreductase, giving the protein MPTVAFLGLGHMGVRMAARLVAAGHTVTVWNRTSKPLVGATAADTPGGAASGAEIVITMLSGPAAVESVLFGENGAASAMRADTVLVEMSTIGPDAVRAIAARLPCAMVDAPVGGSVDKAEAGELTIFTGGEPADVDRVAPVLAAMGTVERVGGPGSAAAAKLVVNTALIAGLALLGELRELAATLDVDAERFLAAGPMGALVRRSEGKGAHFTMDLAAKDLALAVDHGGDLPLTRAALARARAAVPNTGGRDVGALADPTKAGR
- a CDS encoding RidA family protein; the protein is MTTTFHNPPTAPPPAAAYSNLAEIDLGGRRLLILSGQAALDHDGEVVGEDDMAAQTAFIFDAVAALLADRGAGFADVVNIRTYLADMDRLAEYGAVRRTYLGDTLPTSTTVEVSRLFRPGLLLEVDITAVV